The Quercus robur chromosome 3, dhQueRobu3.1, whole genome shotgun sequence DNA segment atacaaccTTTTCGTGTAAGCATTCGAATCGGATTAATTCGAAAATTCTTCACTATCGTGATAGTGCGCTTGAAGTAGCTATTTTGACTTGGGGAGACGCAAGAGCCATGATCACTTTCCCAAAACccttcattattttttgtgCTTGCTAGGTCCAGCCAATTCTCACATTCAAATACACCAAAAAAGTATACACCCTGCCATTCACATGTAGGTAAGAAATAGTATCTCATGTGCTAGGTATATGAAACTATTGTCTCGCGAATAAGTGGGTTCTACACAGGCGCATGAGACTATTAATGTCTCACTAATAAGTGAGTCCCACACAACGTGCATAAACTATTTTTCCATGTAGGTAGAGCTAGTGTTGTACTTGTAGTTGTATGAGGGTtaagaagagtttttttttttttttttgggggggggtggtggggatAATCAGGCTAAAAAAGAAGTGTTTTGTTTATACTTTAGATCTGCAAAACATCATCATGGATATagtgtcacaacatttttacaacacatttattttcaattgtggttggtcacaatttcatattttattattttatttttacttatgaAAAAtggacacctcaataattgcgaaaatattgtaaaatttgttgtttcagtataacaatatatatgcggGTTCTTatgaatatttaaaagaaaaaaaaaagtacaaacggaagactgaaaaaaaaagaaaaaaaagaaaaagaaaaaaaagaaaaaaaaagggcactGTAGCAATAGTGTCACTTGAACAAACCAAAGTGGCACTGTAGCAactgttcaaaacttgaaaaaaaaaaatcaataaaccaAATGTGTACTGTAGGGGCATTGCCACTTTTTATATAGCTAATAGAagttctttctttccttttgtgCACATGCCtagaacttgatttttttttttttttttttgttattgaatCTCTTTTAGAGAAAAATCATTGATATTTACTGAGACCTTGAACACTTATAAGTTACTATTTTGGGGGCACTGGATCGTTATCACGAGCttaactcaaaattttgggtGGCATGCAAGAGTAAGTGATTGAGACTTGTTTTAGAGAGTTAAAATTGAGTTCTTACATGAGAGGGCATAAATTAGGTTCTCTATAAGAATATTTTGGGCGATTTCCCCATTTTTTTAAGACTAAATTAATACTTAACacaaattaggattttttttaagagttccATAAGGTTCTcctaatggcctgtttggaagttaaaaaaaggagggggagtagagtaaagggagggagagtaattcaattaccttatttggaagttttttaaggaaggagggggaggggtTTGGAAGGGTTTTAACTACCTCTaacttcttatttttaattccccaaaattggagagatttggagggagagtagagtagataatttattgaccaaatgaattctctaatttactcttctaaattaacaaaattacaaaccaattatataaataatctttgtttgtttcctgaGAAAATTAAACACTAACGTAATGatttgtttggttgccaagaaaatgattaaagatacagtaaaattcaaattatctcTTCCCTAACTGAGTCCAGATTCAAATAACCGCACACATCGAGATAAAATTTCAGAGCTCATAATCAAATTAATTCATTCAGTGAAaactcaaattattcaaaattttgaaagaagaGGAGGTACTCGAGTAATGAAGGAAAGAGGAGACGACGGTGGATGAGGCGGAGGAGAAGAGCATCAACGAGGTGTGAAGGCAGGTGCTCTAAACTCTGCCTCTGTACGCCATTTCTCCACGCTCTCTCGGTTCTCGCACGCCGCTACAATGCCCATCAGAATTGATGGATCGTAGTGCTTGAACACGTTAGGGAAATGAAGGCGGCAAACTCGGTCAGGGAAATGAAGCCGTCGTGGTCGGAGTCAAGCTTGTCCATGACACAGTGGAGCTCGTCCTCGTCAGAGAAGGAGGAGCCGAGGGAGCTGAAGACGGTGCCAAGCTTCCTATATGAAGCTTCtggaaaattttccattaataaagaaaatttatttttattataatttttttttgaggtaataaaaattattttataatagttagtagtagttttatacttttattagtGGTACTTGATGGAATGAGAatattgattaaataattatttaatttaacaaattaatatcaatgttacaagttcattttcaaataagggtaaatttgtctTTTTGAATCATTTCCTCTTatttccattttaatttttaagacaTCCAAACAAGAAGAAGAGCTAATTACTCATTTCCCcctttctaattttaaaaacatccaaacaaggggaAGAATAACCATTatcctctactctcctccctccctgaacttccaaacaggccataagtgTCGATTTCTCTAAAGTTTGTATCTACCGTTTTCCTATATAATTTAGTAAATGTAGCTCTAGGGGCATAAAggcttttgattaaaaaaaaaaaaatatatatatatatatatatatattatagagacttccttttaatttttctagtgaatttcagaactctttttatttttaatcccTTTAAGGATCTACGAATTTATTCATGATTGAGACACGTGTTCTATTTCTCGAGGGAAACCGAGGCTTTCTTGGTTTCTCCCCAGCTATGTCAATGGTAAATAAGCTCAACCCCACAGCATAGCTATGTCAACGGCAAAATAAGGTTAACCCCACAGCATTCCAGGAattaaagattttaaaaaaattaataatgaaaaaCTCAAGGCAAATATTATTGATGAGAAGCAAATCAAAAGTACGAAAAGAGTACAACCAGAGACACCAACAAATTAAACAAAGGAGCAAGAGGACTGATGTTGCAGAATGACATTGGCCACTGCACGACCAAGTACGAACAATCATAAGCCACTGTTTTGCCTTCGGTTACAGATACATTATTCATAATAAGAAGACACCAACAATTAAACAAAGGAGCAAGAGGACTGCATCAACTAACAGCAATAACTTCCAAATTTCCACTGGCATTGTTGACCTTATACTAGTTTAGGGTCCATGCCGAGGACGATGTGGCTAAGGAAGTTTGATTTTGACCTTCCCATACCCACACTTAATATTGTTTGGCGTTAACTTACTATCACTGCAATTATACAGAAATTTGGATTTGTCGAAACAGAAGTATATCCGGAACAATCGATTACTTCCATTTCTTTGGTAGCATTCCAGCTTCGGGATGAATCCAGTGGCTTTAATAATCTTTTGTTGGAGATCCTTATACAAATGAGATGTACCAGGGCAAATGCCTGTTTCGAAAAAGGGATTGAAAAATCCAAGTTAGCTTTCTTCAAtgataaaaattacaaaaagttaTGGATAAAGTctctatataatataaaactatAGTATACTAACCTTCACTTTCAAGCTTTGGAGTCAGCCCTGGAATTTGATCCACCATCCAAGCAGTTGATTCGAAATACTGCTCTTGTGTTGGGAAGAAGCAAGAGCCATGCTTTTCAAATTCCTGTTTCCAATAGTTAtaatttggtttatttattattaggtTCGGCCAAAAATCATTCAACTTGTGCACGAGATGTCCATCTTCGTAGTGTTCCAGctgcacacaaaaaaaaggacAATATTAATAAAGGCTAAACCacgtaaataataataacaaaaatgacTTTTATATGTTTACGTTGTAGATGCATAAAaagtaatatatttataaaaagtgtacaatatttactactttttgtaaatatataccacattaattattttttgtgtttctataATCTAAAGAAGAATTTCTCtaacaaattacaaaataatgaaTGTATGAAGATAACAAAAACATGCATGATTGTTGAAATGATTTGACAAACATATTATACCTTTGGAAAGTTAAAGGGAGCAGTATTTTTAGCTCCTTTGCAATCAATGAGTCCACCACTAGTATTTTGCGGCCATAGACCGTGCACAATGAATCGGTCAGGTATCTGCGGCCAACATGAAACTGTGCCGCTGGTGCAGAATGATTTTGGCCACCGAAAGACCAagtaaaaataatcaaaatgcTTCAATTTGCTGTTGATTACAGTTTCAgcattcatattttctttataagGCAGCTGAGTATTGTTGTATATAATACTCTCAGTTTGATAAGCCCTGCCATGGCTGTGGACCGCCCACatcaccaaaaccaaaaaaaaaacatgaaacacTGTCATTTTCATGCTTTCTAAAACGACACTAGACCACAAAACCCTGCGAGTTCAACCATGCATGCATATGTGGGTTTATATAGAAATTTGAAGAACGTTAATTTGGTTACGTTTTTGCCCTTTTCATTTATAATAGATTGTATATTCACCGGCCCTTTAATTATCtctaatatatgtgtgtgtatatatatcaatatatgTCAATATGTGTATGCAGTGGCAACTTCAGGAATTTTTCTTAGAGTGTTCCTGAGTGGGCTTGCcctgttacaattttttcttttttagattttagttcaaatttatttttttttagctttttttttttttgcttgaaagcaatgttatgaataccaTTTTGGACCCTATTTCGGTTTGTTTTGTGGAATGGAATATTTTGGTACCAATCTATTTCAATGTACCGTTTCAGAGTGTTTCgaggtttctaaaaaaaattaaaaataatatatatttatattttcttatacaacataaaattattgatccaaataagtaatcctcaaataaaacaaatcatttagtttttcttttttgacactcAAATCATTTTGTTATTACATAACAATTactattttagaatattaaaacataaatatgtaattaaataatgaaaaacaacaactaaaaatagtacaataaaagtgtatatatgtatatcaagTATCAACCCACTGCAAAACTGCTtaacattgtttttttatttatttattttttttgtcttttataatgtgtATTCACTTACTTTTTAAGGGACCACATACCACAACCCCAATTCAATGCCACGGCCCCATCCACCCCCACACTAAGAGACAAGAACCGATCagcaatttcaacaaaattacatatttttatatttatatacactTACACAAACAGTAAAAAGTTAATCAATTTATATTGTCAAAAAGTAGACAGACAGTAAAAAGCTAAGCAATTTATATGgtcaaaaaaagacaaaagcaGAAAAGTTAAGCAATTTATATTGTCAAAATATAAGTCTAAACACACAAGTTAGACACTCAgactatgagagagagagagagagagagagagagagagagagagagagagagagagagagagagagagagagagagagagagagggaaaaccGGAAAAGGAAAGAGAACTGAAATACCGTCGCCGATCTCACTTATGCCGTTGTTGATCTTCATGTAATGATCAAGCTAACGGTCCAGAACTGTCAGGCCAAGGTGTCCGTGGTGCCCTCCGCCGCCGCACTAGTCATCAAGGCGCTGAAGGAGTCGGAGCGCGActagaagaagacgaagaacatCAAGCACAATGATAACATCTCGCTCGACGATGTCATCGAGATCGCTAAGGTGATGAAGCCTAGGTCTATGGCgaaggattttttatttttttttgataagtatggCGAAGGATCTTAGTGGACTGTGAAGGAGATTCTAGAGCTTAGGGTTTGCTTTAGCCTTTattggggtttggttttttttttttttttttttttttttttttttttttttttcgagaatCCGTGGGTTTGCTACTGTTGGGCTTGCCGTAGGCTTGATGTTGGTTGGGTTTGCcatccgttttttttttttagaatctgtGGGCTTGCCGTTTgatctgttacaatttttttttttagattttagttcaaaaatatttttttttgggctttttattttcccttgaaagtaaaacaaataattttttattttttaattggagagtgttcctaattttttttttttttttttttaaggatgaacaaataaaaaaaattaattattatatataatttttttttttccagatcaAGGTGTTCCTGGGTACACCTTGACCATAAAGTAGCGTCGCCACTGTGTGTATGGTTTTAGTTTCTCATGCATACAATAATATGTAAAGTACACAT contains these protein-coding regions:
- the LOC126716896 gene encoding ribonuclease S-7-like — encoded protein: MKMTVFHVFFLVLVMWAVHSHGRAYQTESIIYNNTQLPYKENMNAETVINSKLKHFDYFYLVFRWPKSFCTSGTVSCWPQIPDRFIVHGLWPQNTSGGLIDCKGAKNTAPFNFPKLEHYEDGHLVHKLNDFWPNLIINKPNYNYWKQEFEKHGSCFFPTQEQYFESTAWMVDQIPGLTPKLESEGICPGTSHLYKDLQQKIIKATGFIPKLECYQRNGSNRLFRIYFCFDKSKFLYNCSDSKLTPNNIKCGYGKVKIKLP